One Corythoichthys intestinalis isolate RoL2023-P3 chromosome 9, ASM3026506v1, whole genome shotgun sequence DNA window includes the following coding sequences:
- the mafbb gene encoding v-maf avian musculoaponeurotic fibrosarcoma oncogene homolog Bb — protein MMSTEAHSHLGLHKPPMSFVSDFDLMKFGVKKEAMQAIERSLIGPCTQLHRPDSVSSTPGSTPGNSMPSSPNLPPNELRNNPDDSFWIANNGGYPHPQMYPQSFGLTPEDAVEALIGATTQQGHPPAAHGHQQPPFPVEYEGYNQLGETAHHYSELSAPPDMLPGSHCQDPYLKNDMSSASPQSPDEVSGAHRNHPHLQGQHRRSNAELHFSDDQLVSMSVRELNRLLRGLGKDEVMRLKQKRRTLKNRGYAQSCRYKRVQQKHILEHEKTSLVSQVEQLKHELNRLVRERDAYKLKCEKLSGANCYHETGSTSDNPSSPEYIM, from the coding sequence ATGATGAGCACCGAGGCGCACTCGCATTTGGGACTGCATAAACCCCCAATGAGTTTCGTCAGCGATTTCGACTTAATGAAGTTCGGCGTGAAAAAGGAGGCGATGCAGGCGATAGAACGCTCCCTCATCGGGCCGTGCACCCAGCTCCACAGACCGGACTCTGTGTCGTCCACCCCTGGGAGCACACCTGGCAACTCGATGCCCTCGTCGCCAAACCTCCCTCCGAACGAGTTGCGAAATAACCCCGATGACTCGTTTTGGATTGCAAACAACGGGGGTTACCCTCATCCGCAAATGTACCCTCAATCTTTTGGGCTGACCCCCGAGGACGCAGTCGAGGCCCTCATCGGGGCCACGACGCAGCAGGGACATCCTCCAGCGGCTCACGGCCACCAGCAACCACCTTTCCCGGTTGAGTACGAAGGCTATAACCAGCTCGGCGAGACTGCGCATCACTACTCTGAGCTCTCGGCCCCGCCAGATATGCTCCCCGGTAGCCACTGCCAAGATCCATATCTCAAGAATGACATGAGCAGCGCATCCCCTCAGTCCCCAGACGAAGTCAGCGGAGCGCACCGTAACCACCCCCACCTTCAGGGGCAGCACAGGCGAAGCAACGCCGAATTGCACTTCTCAGACGACCAGCTGGTGTCCATGTCGGTCAGGGAGCTCAATCGGCTCCTGCGTGGACTCGGCAAGGACGAAGTCATGCGTCTGAAGCAGAAGCGGCGGACCCTGAAAAACCGAGGCTACGCACAATCGTGTCGCTACAAGCGCGTCCAGCagaaacacattttggagcacgAGAAGACCAGCTTGGTGTCCCAGGTCGAGCAGCTCAAACATGAACTGAACAGGCTCGTCCGGGAGAGGGATGCGTACAAACTTAAGTGCGAGAAACTGTCCGGTGCAAACTGTTACCACGAAACCGGGTCAACTAGTGACAATCCATCCTCGCCCGAGTATATTATGTGA